The nucleotide window GCAGGAGTATCCTGCTTCCCGGCTTTTTTATCAGGCGGCACCTTAAAGAAGGGATTTATATCAGCGGTGGACATCTGGCCGATATACCTCCATGAGCATGTCAGGATTATTCAACTGTTTAAAGCCATAGTTGCCGTAAAGTGTATGTGCATCTTTTGTATTCAGCATCAGCCGCCGCAATTTAGCCACCCATGGCTCATCCGTCATATGCTGCATCATCTTTTTGGAAATACCCCTCCCCCTATATTCCGGTAATACAAACACATCTGCCAGCCAGCCAAAAGTGTGATAGTCCGTAATCACCCGGGCAAAGCCAATCTGCTTGTCTCCCATAAATGCCCCGATACAATAGGAATGCTCC belongs to Chitinophaga sp. HK235 and includes:
- a CDS encoding GNAT family N-acetyltransferase, whose product is MINQIEIKTGVAQMDIPAIHHYLSHDSYWAQGISYDLVKASLEHSYCIGAFMGDKQIGFARVITDYHTFGWLADVFVLPEYRGRGISKKMMQHMTDEPWVAKLRRLMLNTKDAHTLYGNYGFKQLNNPDMLMEVYRPDVHR